The Fortiea contorta PCC 7126 genome has a segment encoding these proteins:
- a CDS encoding response regulator yields MSESRVTILHVDDNEANRYVVTRILQNAGFTVLEAATGAVGLEAVAQHQPALVILDVKLPDMSGFDVCRQIKANPDTASIPVLHLSASFVQSQDKAEGLDSGADGYLAQPVEPIELIATVRSLLRIRRAEEIALSSAREWQTTFDAINDSVFLVDQKGIIRRCNRAMIQLLGKPNNEILGCAYHELLNAQLGIFDGKCFRLAQETHQRQVLECQSQGRWFFKTIDPVFDNYGTLTGAVFILSDITERKQIEDERQHAEITLRQRNQRLDLLYETTRDLLGRDQPLTLINSLFRKLKDSLELDVYFNYLIDSDRHQLHLASYEGIDASIAQEIEWLDYGQAVCGTVAQCRHQIVCAGVQNSHDPKTDLIRSLGVTAYSCQPLIAQGHLFSTLSFGSRRRDQFTPAETHLMQALCDQMAIALDRAHLLTSLQQQADQLRQANRIKDEFLAVLSHELRSPLNPILGWAKILQTGQQDAAKTQYALETIERNAKLQAQLIEDLLDVSRILQGKLCLNTVPISLAFTIKAALETVRLAAEAKSIEIQTIFAPHLGHVLGDSGRLQQIVWNLLTNAIKFTPQGGRVEVRLSRILEEETTQVPSQSPIPAYAQITVSDTGRGISSDFLPYVFDYFRQADGTTTRKFGGLGLGLAIVRHLVELHGGTVQAASPGEGQGATFTVKLPLIPTTKLHHNDTVSHNRSDLNLNGLQTLLVEDDTDSRELMAFLLEQYGARVTQVNSASEALSSFRQTKFDLLISDIGMPGMDGYTLIRQIRKHSPDQGGEIPAIALTAYAGEIDQKQALAAGFQRHISKPIEPELLIQAILTVVSMEPRLTQA; encoded by the coding sequence ATGTCTGAGTCACGGGTTACGATTTTGCATGTTGACGATAATGAAGCCAATCGTTATGTTGTAACCCGGATTTTGCAAAATGCAGGCTTCACCGTCTTGGAAGCAGCAACCGGTGCAGTCGGATTAGAGGCTGTGGCTCAACATCAGCCGGCTCTGGTAATTCTGGATGTCAAGTTACCTGACATGAGCGGCTTTGATGTCTGTCGCCAAATTAAGGCCAATCCCGATACAGCTTCTATCCCTGTGCTGCACCTTTCTGCAAGTTTTGTCCAAAGCCAGGATAAAGCAGAAGGCTTAGACAGTGGTGCGGATGGTTATCTAGCGCAACCAGTCGAACCGATAGAACTGATTGCTACGGTGCGATCGCTGCTACGAATTCGGCGGGCAGAGGAAATTGCTTTGTCTTCAGCGCGGGAATGGCAAACGACTTTTGATGCCATCAACGACAGCGTATTTCTAGTAGACCAAAAAGGTATAATTCGGCGTTGTAATCGAGCGATGATACAGCTTTTGGGCAAGCCCAACAATGAAATCTTGGGTTGTGCTTACCATGAGTTGCTGAATGCCCAATTGGGAATCTTTGATGGCAAATGCTTTCGCCTTGCTCAAGAAACTCACCAACGGCAAGTTTTAGAATGTCAGTCTCAAGGACGGTGGTTTTTTAAAACCATCGACCCGGTATTTGATAATTATGGAACTCTCACGGGTGCTGTTTTCATTTTGTCTGATATCACCGAACGTAAACAAATCGAGGATGAACGCCAGCACGCAGAAATCACTTTACGACAACGTAATCAACGCCTGGATTTGCTTTATGAAACTACGCGGGACTTACTTGGGCGCGACCAACCGCTGACGTTGATTAATAGCTTATTCAGGAAACTCAAAGACTCGCTAGAGTTAGATGTTTACTTCAATTATCTGATTGATAGCGATCGCCACCAGCTTCATCTGGCGTCTTATGAGGGTATTGATGCATCCATTGCCCAGGAAATTGAATGGTTAGATTATGGGCAAGCAGTTTGTGGGACAGTTGCTCAATGCCGGCATCAAATTGTTTGTGCAGGTGTTCAAAACTCACATGATCCCAAAACTGATCTGATTCGCTCACTAGGAGTCACTGCCTACTCCTGTCAACCGCTGATTGCTCAGGGACACTTATTTAGTACGCTCTCCTTTGGTAGTCGCCGCCGCGACCAGTTTACGCCTGCGGAAACTCACTTAATGCAGGCATTATGCGACCAAATGGCAATCGCCCTAGACCGAGCGCATCTGTTGACTTCATTACAACAACAAGCTGACCAATTGCGTCAAGCTAATCGCATCAAAGACGAATTCCTTGCGGTATTGTCCCATGAATTGCGATCGCCCCTCAATCCGATTCTGGGTTGGGCAAAAATTCTGCAAACAGGTCAACAAGATGCAGCCAAAACTCAATACGCCCTGGAAACCATCGAACGCAACGCCAAACTACAAGCGCAACTGATCGAAGATTTGCTTGATGTGTCCCGCATTCTCCAAGGCAAATTGTGTTTAAATACAGTTCCCATCAGTTTAGCGTTTACCATCAAAGCTGCCTTAGAAACCGTACGCCTCGCGGCTGAAGCTAAATCCATTGAAATTCAAACAATATTTGCACCGCACCTTGGTCATGTTTTGGGTGATTCTGGCCGCCTACAACAAATCGTTTGGAATCTACTTACCAACGCGATTAAATTTACCCCGCAAGGCGGTCGCGTAGAGGTGCGATTGTCGAGAATATTAGAGGAGGAAACAACTCAGGTTCCCTCCCAATCTCCAATCCCCGCTTATGCTCAAATCACCGTCAGCGACACTGGGAGGGGTATCTCTAGTGACTTTTTGCCCTACGTCTTTGACTACTTCCGCCAAGCCGACGGCACAACGACTCGAAAATTTGGAGGGTTGGGGTTAGGATTAGCGATAGTGCGTCATTTAGTTGAACTCCACGGCGGAACCGTTCAAGCAGCGAGTCCTGGAGAAGGTCAAGGAGCAACCTTTACAGTCAAGTTGCCACTCATCCCTACAACCAAACTGCATCACAATGATACTGTATCTCATAATCGCTCAGACTTAAATCTCAATGGATTACAAACGCTGCTTGTAGAAGATGACACAGATTCGCGGGAACTCATGGCCTTTTTACTAGAACAGTACGGGGCGCGGGTAACTCAAGTGAATTCAGCTAGTGAAGCTTTGAGTAGTTTTCGGCAAACAAAATTTGATTTGCTCATTAGTGATATCGGTATGCCCGGTATGGATGGCTACACACTAATTCGTCAAATTAGAAAGCACTCACCTGATCAGGGCGGAGAAATTCCCGCGATCGCCTTGACTGCTTATGCAGGAGAAATTGATCAAAAACAAGCACTAGCCGCCGGATTTCAACGGCATATTTCTAAACCAATTGAGCCAGAGCTACTAATACAGGCTATTTTGACTGTAGTCAGCATGGAGCCGAGATTAACCCAAGCCTAA
- a CDS encoding DUF3143 domain-containing protein: MSLLSPEAPLYNHTLPQIEQWLKDQGCEQDTSQLHCWRIQRLHWQAELSLDVEQITVRYINAIENGQDIQRSFKYSLSREDIEQAVFSGP; this comes from the coding sequence ATGTCTCTTCTTTCCCCTGAAGCTCCTTTATATAACCACACTCTGCCGCAAATAGAGCAGTGGCTTAAAGATCAAGGTTGTGAGCAAGACACATCACAACTCCATTGCTGGCGTATACAGCGTCTGCATTGGCAAGCCGAACTCTCCCTTGACGTCGAACAAATCACAGTCAGATATATCAACGCTATAGAAAACGGGCAAGATATTCAACGCTCATTCAAATATTCTCTCAGTCGTGAGGACATAGAACAAGCAGTCTTTTCCGGCCCATAG
- a CDS encoding ATP-binding protein has product MTIVFRLAIQYAQDVVQARQRTREIAQQLGFDAQDQVRLATAVSEIARNAFQYAQGGTVEFCIAGEPQAFLMRIQDRGEGIPHLAEVLAGRYNSNTGMGLGIMGTRRLMDFFEIESLPGQGTTVVMGKTLSKRTPTFTDSQLQQIRETVVERSPQNPYEEIQRQNQELLRAMAELRKREEELTQLNQELEDTNRGVVALYAELDEKASSLQQANELKTRFLSNMSHEFRTPLNSILSLSRMLLARMDGDLTTEQEKQVTFIQKAASGLSELVNDLLDLAKVEAGKIEVHPSSFEVSDLFATLRGMLRPLLVQGSSVGLIFEEPEQMQPLYSDEGKVAQILRNFISNSLKFTEQGEVRVSAVQTGHTVTFSVSDTGIGIATADQERIFEDFVQIESRLQKQVKGTGLGLPLSRKLAELLGGNIALKSEPGQGSTFTASIPLIYPHATEFPTSLQPLASLESTRLPILAVEDHPETLFIYEKHLQDSIYQLIATRTLNQARQVLEQLQPAAVMLDIMLEGQNGWTFLRELKGDETTRTIPVIVITIIDNEKQALALGANGFLIKPVDKLPLLNKLNTLINHNQPQKILLIDDDPAYRYLIKQLMMNTPLSILEATNGLEGLNLAQREQPNVIVLDLEMPEISGFDVLTQLKSNSVTESIPVIIHSSAQLDAQTHSRLAKQSIAILSKETDSQAMAIAQLEDALIKAGLVLNA; this is encoded by the coding sequence ATGACAATTGTTTTTAGGCTTGCAATCCAATACGCACAGGATGTTGTGCAAGCTCGGCAGCGAACTCGTGAAATTGCCCAGCAACTAGGTTTTGATGCACAAGATCAGGTAAGATTGGCAACGGCAGTTTCGGAAATTGCCCGCAATGCCTTTCAATATGCCCAAGGTGGAACGGTTGAATTTTGTATTGCAGGAGAGCCGCAAGCGTTTCTGATGCGGATTCAAGATCGTGGTGAGGGAATTCCTCATTTAGCAGAGGTTTTGGCTGGACGCTACAACTCCAATACAGGAATGGGGCTGGGCATCATGGGCACTCGTCGGCTGATGGATTTTTTTGAGATAGAATCGCTTCCGGGACAGGGAACAACAGTAGTGATGGGGAAAACGTTGTCAAAACGTACACCTACTTTCACCGATTCGCAATTGCAGCAAATTCGAGAAACTGTAGTTGAGCGATCGCCCCAAAATCCTTATGAAGAAATCCAGCGCCAAAACCAAGAATTACTGCGAGCAATGGCAGAGCTACGCAAGCGCGAAGAAGAATTAACCCAGCTCAACCAGGAACTAGAAGATACTAATCGCGGCGTGGTGGCCCTGTACGCGGAACTTGATGAAAAAGCCAGCTCCCTTCAACAGGCAAACGAGCTTAAAACCCGCTTTCTCTCCAATATGAGCCACGAGTTTCGCACGCCGCTGAATTCGATTCTGTCCCTCTCGCGCATGTTACTAGCACGGATGGATGGCGATTTAACTACCGAGCAAGAAAAGCAGGTAACATTTATCCAAAAAGCGGCGAGTGGATTATCAGAACTGGTCAACGACCTCCTGGATTTAGCAAAAGTAGAAGCGGGAAAAATTGAAGTGCATCCCAGTTCCTTTGAAGTCAGCGACTTGTTTGCCACGTTGCGGGGAATGCTGCGCCCTTTATTAGTTCAAGGCTCCTCCGTAGGACTGATTTTTGAGGAACCTGAGCAAATGCAGCCACTTTATAGTGATGAGGGCAAAGTTGCTCAAATTCTGAGAAATTTTATCTCCAACTCCCTCAAATTTACCGAGCAAGGTGAGGTGCGCGTGAGTGCCGTGCAAACAGGTCACACCGTCACCTTTTCTGTATCTGATACTGGCATTGGCATCGCTACCGCCGATCAAGAGCGGATTTTTGAGGATTTTGTCCAAATTGAGTCTCGACTGCAAAAGCAGGTCAAGGGAACCGGGTTAGGATTGCCGTTATCACGCAAGTTAGCAGAGCTACTTGGTGGCAACATTGCCTTGAAAAGTGAACCAGGTCAAGGCTCCACCTTTACCGCATCGATTCCGCTCATCTACCCCCATGCAACTGAATTTCCTACCTCGCTACAACCGCTCGCCTCACTTGAATCAACTCGCCTACCCATTCTGGCAGTCGAAGATCATCCCGAAACTTTATTTATTTACGAAAAACACCTGCAAGATTCGATCTATCAATTGATTGCGACTCGCACTTTAAATCAAGCGAGACAAGTATTAGAACAACTGCAACCAGCGGCGGTTATGCTAGATATTATGCTAGAAGGGCAAAATGGCTGGACGTTCTTGCGAGAACTCAAAGGAGATGAAACGACTCGCACCATCCCTGTAATTGTCATTACCATAATTGATAACGAAAAGCAAGCCCTGGCTTTAGGAGCTAATGGGTTTTTAATTAAGCCTGTAGACAAATTGCCCTTATTAAACAAACTCAATACACTAATTAATCATAATCAGCCTCAAAAAATCTTACTAATTGACGACGATCCCGCTTACCGATATCTGATTAAGCAGTTGATGATGAATACACCTTTAAGTATTTTAGAAGCCACGAACGGACTCGAAGGATTAAATTTGGCACAACGCGAGCAGCCTAATGTCATCGTGCTCGACTTGGAGATGCCAGAAATTAGCGGATTTGATGTCCTCACGCAGTTGAAAAGCAATTCCGTCACTGAGTCGATTCCTGTGATCATTCACTCATCAGCACAACTAGATGCACAAACCCATAGTCGGTTAGCAAAACAAAGCATCGCCATTCTTTCCAAAGAAACAGACTCGCAAGCAATGGCGATTGCTCAACTTGAAGATGCGCTCATCAAAGCCGGACTTGTTCTCAACGCTTAA
- a CDS encoding GntR family transcriptional regulator, giving the protein MIQFRIQPDSEIPASTQLFNQIRFAIASRQYPPGYKLPSTRALAMQTGLHRNTISKVYRQLEEDGFVESLAGSGIYVRAQGHEGGSKLQSPILKQHPEADKVVQQALDELLSQGCTLSQARELFLAEIDWRLRCSARVLVAAPSLDIGVGELMVYELEEALKIPVQVVAMEDLAAVLDKTSSATVVTSRYFISDVEAIAAPKAVRVIPLDIYDYSKELNLLKTLPKENCVGIVSLSSGIGRQAEVILHGLRGDELLIMTSQPKDAYKLQAIVKRAEVIITDQASYPAVQAAVQAAIEDIIRPPKLIRVENYIGLKSINLLKRELGLG; this is encoded by the coding sequence ATGATTCAATTCCGCATTCAGCCAGACAGTGAAATTCCCGCATCAACTCAGTTGTTTAATCAAATTAGGTTTGCGATCGCTTCCCGTCAATATCCACCTGGATATAAATTGCCAAGCACACGGGCTTTAGCAATGCAAACTGGTTTACACCGCAATACAATCAGCAAGGTTTACCGCCAGCTAGAAGAAGACGGTTTTGTGGAAAGTTTAGCGGGTTCGGGAATCTATGTCCGTGCTCAAGGTCATGAAGGCGGTAGCAAATTACAGTCACCAATTCTCAAGCAACATCCAGAAGCAGACAAGGTTGTACAACAAGCCCTCGATGAGTTACTTTCCCAAGGATGCACCCTCTCTCAAGCACGGGAACTATTTCTAGCAGAAATTGACTGGCGTCTGCGTTGTAGCGCGCGAGTGCTGGTAGCAGCGCCATCTCTGGATATTGGCGTGGGCGAGTTGATGGTTTATGAATTGGAGGAAGCGCTGAAAATACCAGTGCAGGTGGTAGCAATGGAAGATTTAGCTGCTGTACTCGACAAAACCAGTTCGGCGACAGTAGTCACAAGTCGCTATTTTATTAGTGATGTGGAAGCGATCGCTGCCCCAAAAGCTGTACGTGTAATTCCCCTTGACATCTACGATTACAGTAAAGAACTTAACCTACTGAAAACCCTACCCAAAGAAAACTGTGTTGGGATAGTTAGTCTGAGTTCGGGAATTGGTCGTCAAGCAGAAGTGATTCTCCACGGTTTGCGCGGTGATGAACTGTTAATTATGACATCCCAGCCCAAGGATGCTTATAAACTGCAAGCGATCGTCAAACGTGCTGAGGTAATTATTACTGATCAAGCCAGTTACCCAGCAGTACAAGCGGCTGTACAAGCAGCAATTGAAGATATTATCCGTCCACCGAAGCTGATTAGAGTCGAAAATTACATTGGCCTCAAGTCAATTAATTTGCTAAAGCGGGAATTAGGCTTGGGTTAA
- a CDS encoding J domain-containing protein gives MSQSSDRSQPTYYSLLGLHPSASVIDIRRAYRELSKCYHPDTTELSAAIAIPKFQQLNEAYATLSNPERRLSYDLKIGYSRSGIIQPPPDLNHPVSQAYDWSKSAYLDPSDRPLSQGEIFALFILGLTFLGCLLLAIAIGLTRGEAAFQTQRTTPNPPKTQQITQLSPSITPKASKNYFS, from the coding sequence ATGTCACAAAGCAGCGATCGCAGTCAACCCACCTATTATTCACTGCTAGGACTGCATCCCTCGGCATCGGTAATCGATATCCGTCGCGCTTATCGAGAACTGAGCAAATGTTATCATCCTGACACAACAGAATTATCTGCTGCGATCGCTATTCCTAAATTTCAGCAACTCAACGAAGCCTATGCTACCCTCAGCAACCCAGAGCGGCGCTTAAGTTATGACTTGAAAATCGGCTATTCTCGTTCTGGGATCATTCAACCACCCCCCGATTTAAACCACCCCGTTTCCCAAGCTTACGATTGGTCAAAATCCGCTTATCTCGACCCCAGCGATCGCCCACTCTCTCAGGGCGAAATTTTTGCATTATTTATTTTGGGGTTAACATTTTTGGGTTGTTTATTGTTAGCGATCGCGATCGGTTTAACTCGCGGTGAAGCTGCGTTCCAAACACAACGAACCACACCAAATCCACCAAAAACACAGCAAATCACTCAGCTATCGCCATCAATTACCCCAAAGGCGAGTAAAAATTATTTTTCTTAA
- a CDS encoding Tab2/Atab2 family RNA-binding protein, with product MSLVWQADFYRILQQDAAGQVLWELLLCDATRSFEYTATCPQSAANSSWVTSQLELAAGGKLPDEILVFRPQSLSLIAAAGRDLGITVTPTRHTLALKQWLKEKQYPLAVDKPPPSSLPENLWGEQWRFAALRAGELVDVFAERPIPILHLPQFLQPIHLGLASTVLVPGVVIYGGRQSMRLARWLDAACPVALNYVAGEPDGLVLEAGLVDRWIVATFADGEVKRAAGVYAQRQGVSRGLHFLLVQPDDSGMTYTGFWLLRGEE from the coding sequence ATGAGTCTGGTTTGGCAAGCCGATTTTTATCGTATCCTCCAGCAGGATGCAGCGGGACAAGTGTTATGGGAATTGTTACTTTGTGATGCTACTCGCAGTTTTGAGTATACAGCTACCTGTCCCCAGTCTGCCGCGAATTCTAGTTGGGTAACATCTCAGCTAGAGTTAGCTGCTGGGGGAAAATTACCAGATGAGATTCTAGTGTTTCGTCCCCAATCGTTGAGTTTAATTGCGGCTGCGGGACGCGATTTAGGTATTACAGTTACACCTACTAGGCATACTTTGGCGCTGAAGCAGTGGTTAAAAGAGAAACAATATCCTTTAGCTGTGGATAAACCACCGCCATCTTCATTACCTGAAAATTTGTGGGGGGAACAATGGCGTTTTGCTGCTCTAAGAGCGGGTGAACTTGTGGATGTGTTTGCGGAGCGTCCAATACCGATTTTACACTTACCACAATTTCTGCAACCAATTCATTTAGGTTTGGCGTCAACGGTGCTTGTTCCTGGTGTGGTAATCTATGGTGGCAGGCAATCGATGCGGTTGGCGCGGTGGTTGGATGCAGCTTGTCCTGTGGCGCTTAATTATGTTGCTGGGGAACCTGATGGTTTGGTTTTAGAAGCTGGTTTGGTGGATAGGTGGATTGTGGCGACGTTTGCGGATGGGGAAGTGAAGCGGGCTGCGGGGGTTTATGCACAACGCCAGGGGGTAAGTCGGGGGTTGCATTTTTTGTTGGTGCAACCTGATGATTCGGGGATGACTTACACGGGTTTTTGGTTGTTGAGGGGGGAGGAGTGA
- a CDS encoding S1 RNA-binding domain-containing protein gives MNSESKLSQTASSSFTMDDFAKALEKHDYQFQKGQVVHGKVFQFDHDGAYVDIGGKSSAFIPRDEAALRAVTDLSEVLPLQEELEFLIIREQDAEGQVTLSRKQLEIQHIWERLAQMQENSQTVPVRVTGVNKGGVTVDILSLRGFIPRSHLLERDNLEALKGQTLTAGFLEINRGNNKLILSQRLATRSTNFSLLELGQLVEGKITGIKPFGVFVDLEGISALLHIKQVSQKFIESLEKVFQIGQPIKAVVIDLDEGKGRVALSTRVLENFPGEVLENLEEVLASAEARANRVSNKAE, from the coding sequence ATGAATTCCGAATCGAAACTTTCTCAAACAGCCAGTTCGTCCTTCACAATGGACGATTTTGCCAAAGCACTAGAAAAACACGACTATCAGTTTCAAAAAGGACAGGTAGTACACGGCAAAGTGTTCCAATTTGACCATGATGGAGCTTATGTCGATATTGGTGGCAAATCGTCGGCTTTTATTCCTCGTGACGAGGCTGCTTTGAGAGCAGTCACCGATTTGTCGGAAGTATTACCACTCCAAGAAGAACTAGAATTTTTGATTATTCGGGAACAGGATGCTGAGGGTCAGGTGACTCTTTCTCGAAAACAGTTAGAAATTCAACACATTTGGGAAAGACTAGCACAAATGCAGGAGAATTCCCAAACTGTACCAGTGCGGGTAACGGGTGTGAATAAAGGTGGTGTGACTGTAGATATTCTTTCGTTGCGGGGATTTATTCCGCGATCGCACTTGTTGGAGCGTGATAACCTAGAAGCACTCAAAGGTCAAACTCTCACAGCTGGCTTTTTAGAAATCAATCGCGGTAACAATAAACTGATTCTTTCTCAGCGCTTGGCTACTCGTTCCACCAACTTTAGTTTATTGGAATTGGGACAATTGGTGGAAGGTAAGATTACTGGTATCAAACCTTTTGGTGTGTTTGTGGATCTGGAAGGAATTAGCGCCTTGCTACACATCAAACAAGTCAGTCAAAAATTCATCGAATCCCTAGAAAAAGTTTTCCAAATCGGTCAGCCCATTAAAGCAGTAGTCATTGACTTGGATGAAGGTAAAGGTAGAGTAGCTCTTTCTACCAGAGTTTTAGAAAATTTTCCTGGTGAAGTTTTAGAAAATCTCGAAGAAGTGCTAGCTTCAGCCGAAGCGCGTGCTAATAGAGTCAGTAATAAAGCCGAATAA
- the petN gene encoding cytochrome b6-f complex subunit PetN, with the protein MEILTLGWVSLLVVFTWSIAMVVWGRNGL; encoded by the coding sequence ATGGAAATCTTGACACTAGGTTGGGTATCGTTACTAGTTGTGTTCACTTGGTCAATTGCAATGGTAGTCTGGGGACGTAACGGACTCTAG
- a CDS encoding DEAD/DEAH box helicase: MAVSNEEQGSKFITTEPIKASDEVEQKVWDTVRSAFAERICLGYWRYPIFSQVGEIRKEPDILIADRELGLVVMEIKAVTIDQIVGVEGGKLQLQNSETTQANPYQQAEHQLRALIAYCDRESAIWRKVTGRAIAVLPLVTQEQWQQKGFAQVDCPSILFQEQLNKVGLLESIQNATVAVPGGILEDKDWELLLSVVGGTPVFRKTLPNRISTTGKTRSSVIDSLRESLYELDLQQEHIGKEIPPGPQRIRGIAGSGKTVLLCQKAAHMHLKHPDWDIALVFFTRSLYDLMIGLLDQWIRRFSCGEMQYDPKTNLKLRVLHAWGAKEQPGLYGIICDYHGKRRGTPRNTNEKQPNRGLVDLSRRLLEEIEIEPMFDAILIDEGQDLVAEDDLKYQDKQAIYWLAYQALRPVTEEKPEERRLIWAYDEAQSLDSLAVPKAKEVFGEQLSNLLNKQPQYPGGIKRSQVMRRCYRTPGPILTAAHAIGMGLLRSEGMLAGLTNKDDWNKIGYEVKGDFRRVGQPMTIQRQPQYSPNPIPELWGQPVLEFHTYNSRRDELTALAENILRNIVHDGLNPSRDILVVVLGDTSDAMELETHVASFLMEQDIDIYLPTALKLNDLMLQWPNHNPDKFWHDDGVTISRINRAKGHEADMVYVVGFDHVARNESNVNFRNQLFVALTRARGWANLSGVGNYPMYEEMQRVMSSGDSFTFNYKRPPKRDIGDGD; this comes from the coding sequence ATGGCTGTTAGCAACGAAGAACAAGGTAGCAAATTTATCACTACAGAACCAATCAAGGCTAGTGATGAGGTTGAGCAAAAAGTCTGGGATACTGTTCGCAGTGCGTTTGCTGAGAGAATCTGTCTTGGCTACTGGCGCTATCCCATTTTTTCTCAGGTGGGGGAGATTCGCAAAGAGCCGGATATCTTAATTGCTGACCGGGAATTAGGTTTGGTGGTGATGGAAATTAAAGCTGTCACCATCGATCAGATTGTCGGTGTGGAAGGCGGAAAGTTGCAATTGCAAAACTCAGAAACCACACAAGCCAATCCTTACCAACAAGCAGAACATCAATTGCGAGCATTAATAGCGTACTGCGATCGCGAGTCGGCAATTTGGCGTAAAGTTACAGGTAGAGCGATCGCTGTTTTACCGCTCGTTACTCAAGAACAATGGCAGCAAAAAGGCTTTGCTCAAGTAGACTGTCCTAGTATTCTTTTTCAAGAGCAGTTAAATAAAGTTGGTTTGTTAGAATCTATCCAAAATGCTACTGTTGCAGTTCCCGGAGGTATTTTAGAGGACAAGGATTGGGAATTACTACTGTCAGTAGTTGGGGGTACACCTGTATTCCGCAAAACCTTACCCAATCGCATCTCTACCACAGGAAAAACTCGTTCTAGTGTCATTGACAGTTTAAGAGAAAGTTTATACGAACTAGATTTACAGCAAGAACATATCGGTAAAGAAATTCCGCCTGGGCCGCAACGAATTCGGGGAATTGCAGGTTCAGGAAAAACTGTACTGTTATGTCAGAAAGCTGCTCATATGCACCTCAAGCACCCAGATTGGGATATTGCCTTAGTATTTTTCACGCGATCGCTCTACGATTTAATGATTGGGTTATTAGATCAATGGATACGTCGCTTCAGTTGCGGAGAGATGCAATATGACCCAAAAACTAACCTCAAGTTACGAGTGCTTCACGCTTGGGGAGCAAAAGAGCAACCGGGTTTATACGGTATCATTTGTGATTATCATGGTAAAAGGCGGGGAACGCCCAGAAATACCAATGAAAAGCAGCCTAACCGTGGCTTGGTAGATTTAAGTAGACGATTATTAGAAGAAATCGAAATAGAACCGATGTTTGACGCCATCTTAATTGATGAAGGTCAAGATTTAGTCGCCGAAGATGATTTGAAATATCAAGACAAACAAGCTATTTACTGGTTAGCTTATCAAGCATTGCGACCTGTAACAGAAGAAAAACCAGAAGAGAGGCGGTTAATTTGGGCTTATGATGAAGCTCAAAGCCTGGACAGTTTAGCTGTACCCAAAGCCAAAGAAGTATTCGGCGAACAATTGAGCAATCTGTTGAACAAACAACCACAATATCCAGGTGGAATTAAACGTTCACAAGTCATGCGCCGTTGTTATCGCACTCCGGGGCCAATTCTCACAGCAGCTCACGCAATTGGTATGGGTTTGCTGCGCTCTGAGGGAATGCTCGCAGGTCTCACCAACAAAGACGACTGGAACAAAATCGGTTATGAAGTTAAAGGAGACTTTCGGCGCGTTGGTCAGCCAATGACAATCCAACGACAGCCACAATATTCACCCAATCCGATTCCTGAACTTTGGGGTCAACCTGTATTAGAGTTTCACACTTATAATTCTCGCCGAGATGAGCTGACGGCTCTGGCAGAGAATATTTTACGTAATATTGTTCATGATGGGCTAAATCCCAGTCGTGACATTTTAGTGGTGGTTTTAGGTGACACTTCCGACGCTATGGAGCTAGAAACTCATGTTGCTAGTTTTTTAATGGAGCAAGATATTGATATTTATCTCCCCACGGCTTTAAAATTAAACGATTTGATGTTGCAATGGCCAAACCATAATCCTGATAAGTTTTGGCACGATGACGGAGTGACCATCTCTCGGATTAATCGCGCTAAGGGACATGAAGCAGATATGGTTTATGTAGTCGGCTTTGATCATGTCGCTCGCAATGAAAGCAACGTGAATTTCCGCAACCAATTATTTGTAGCTTTAACGCGGGCGCGGGGTTGGGCGAATTTGAGTGGTGTAGGCAATTATCCGATGTATGAAGAGATGCAACGGGTAATGAGTAGTGGCGATAGTTTCACTTTTAACTACAAGCGCCCACCAAAGAGAGATATTGGTGATGGTGATTAA